A stretch of Aphelocoma coerulescens isolate FSJ_1873_10779 chromosome 1A, UR_Acoe_1.0, whole genome shotgun sequence DNA encodes these proteins:
- the APAF1 gene encoding apoptotic protease-activating factor 1 isoform X3 yields MEEESKLRVVSDAGRGRNMDVRSRNYLLMNRQALENDIKTSYIMDRMISDEVLTLQEEERVKQQNTRKERAAMLINIILTKDNNSYRSFYNALLHEGYRDLAALLQDGIPAISSGNRKSSMDGMTSHVKTILCEGGVPQRPVVFVTRPKLVDAIKKKLYCLGSEPGWVTVYGMAGCGKTVLTAEALRDPQLLEDYFPGGVHWISVGKQDKAGLLIKLQNLCSRLEHDSTLPQRPLNIEEAKDRLRLLMLRKYPRSLLVLDDIWDSWVLKAFDNQCQVLITSRDRSVTDAVAGNKYEVHVESGLAHEKGLEILSLFVNMKISELPEQANSLVRECKGSPLVISLIGALLRDFPNRWEYYLRQLQNKQFKRIRKSSSYDYEALDEAMSISVEQLDDNYKDYYKDLSILPKDVKVPTKVLCILWDMETEEVEDILQEFVNKSLLFCDRNGKSFHYYLHDLQLDFLTEKNRNQLQELHKNIVNQYKKYYKLNTPVLSQEDCMYWYNFLAYHMAGANMQQELRDLMFSLDWIKAKTELVGPAHLIHEYVEYSSILDQKV; encoded by the exons ATGGAGGAAGAAAGCAAGCTTAGAGTCGTGTCAGATGCTGGCAGAGGAAG AAATATGGATGTCAGGAGTAGAAACTATTTGCTTATGAATCGTCAAGCATTGGAAAATGACATCAAGACTTCTTATATTATGGATCGTATGATTTCTGACGAAGTACTAACATtacaggaggaggaaagagtgAAGCAGCAG aatacACGGAAGGAGCGAGCAGCTATGCTAATAAACATTATTCTTACAAAAGATAATAATTCATATAGATCCTTTTATAATGCACTGCTTCATGAAGGGTACAGAGATCTTGCTGCGCTTCTTCAGGACGGCATCCCTGCCATCTCATCTGGTAACAGAAAGAGTTCGATGGATGGAATGACTTCCCATG TGAAGACCATTCTCTGCGAAGGAGGCGTACCACAGAGACCAGTTGTGTTTGTCACTCGGCCAAAACTGGTAgatgctattaaaaagaaactgTACTGCTTGGGAAGTGAGCCAGGCTGGGTCACAGTTTATGGAATGGCAGGCTGTGGGAAGACTGTCTTAACAGCAGAAGCTTTAAGGGATCCTCAGCTCTTGGAAG ATTACTTTCCAGGAGGAGTTCACTGGATCTCTGTTGGGAAACAGGACAAAGCAGGGCTCCTCATAAAACTTCAGAATCTCTGTAGTAGATTGGAACATGACTCTACTCTTCCACAAAGGCCACTTAACATTGAGGAGGCTAAAGATCGTCTTCGTTTGCTGATGCTACGCAAATACCCCAG ATCTCTTTTGGTCCTGGACGACATTTGGGATTCCTGGGTGTTAAAAGCATTCGATAATCAGTGTCAGGTTCTCATCACGAGCAGGGACAGGAGTGTAACGGATGCTGTGGCTG GCAATAAATACGAGGTTCATGTGGAAAGTGGACTAGCACATGAGAAAGGCCTGGAGATTTTATCCCTATTTGTGAATATGAAAATATCAGAACTGCCAGAACAAGCTAACTCCCTTGTAAGAGAATGCAAAG GTTCTCCTCTTGTGATATCCTTGATAGGTGCATTACTACGAGACTTCCCTAACCGCTGGGAATACTAtctcaggcagctgcagaataaGCAGtttaaaagaataagaaaatctTCCTCTTATGATTACGAAGCCCTTGATGAAGCAATGTCCATAAGTGTTGAGCAACTGGATGACAATTACAAAGACTACTATAAAGACCTCTCTATCCTCCCAAAAGATGTTAAAGTACCTACTAAG GTTCTTTGTATTCTTTGGGATATGGAAACTGAAGAAGTTGAAGATATACTACAGGAATTTGTTAACAAATCCCTGTTGTTCTGTGATCGTAATGGGAAGTCGTTCCATTACTATTTACATGATCTTCAGCTTGACTTTCTCACAGAGAAGAATCGCAACCAGCTTCAG GAGCTACATAAAAACATAGTAAATCAGTACAAGAAATACTACAAGCTTAACACACCTGTTCTGTCTCAAGAGGATTGCATGTACTGGTATAACTTTCTAGCGTATCACATGGCAGGTGCCAACATGCAGCAG GAGCTCCGTGATCTGATGTTTTCTTTAGATTGGATTAAAGCTAAAACAGAATTGGTTGGGCCTGCTCATCTGATTCATGAATATGTAGAATATAGCTCAATCCTGGATCAAAAGGTATGA
- the IKBIP gene encoding inhibitor of nuclear factor kappa-B kinase-interacting protein isoform X1, with amino-acid sequence MSEVKPRKKGISSSKTNEGSQKAEKHSNYGKLASPRTNNNRNSFWMDSRTSLSIISLAVCLVVTWFLFQQSGQFADLERKYNFLKQEAGKILDVGNKVNLISEKLEPSESILQEAASSVSVMTEFGQEISSLHNIITVIQNNEQTLSLKMQSINDKFQNVTNFWRRSLDEMNTNATGLKSEAKFIHTEVTSKINEVDQRIKSLSERVRDLEDSTARNIRTLKLQEDDEFSRVEQKLNLDAKSVEKLEEEQNSLVAKDTDLNQKLANYEPKIEECKTHLPTIENTIHSILRLSSELLGMEKKIQELKTQLYAVENDMLKTVSDTVAMQKVLEGLQSNGSSFKVQHQIAVLEAVPDITVSSEAEEGTLESFNLENDHNGDQ; translated from the exons ATGTCTGAAGTCAAGCCAAGGAAAAAAGGTATTTCTTCATCCAAGACCAATGAAGGTTCACAAAAGGCCGAGAAGCACAGTAATTATGGGAAGCTGGCAAGTCCCAGGACCAATAATAATCGGAATTCTTTTTGGATGGACTCAAGAACAAGTTTGAGTATCATTTCTCTTGCTGTTTGCCTGGTGGTAACCTG GTTTCTATTTCAGCAGTCAGGTCAATTTGCTGATCTGGAAAGAAAGTACAATTTCTTAAAGCAAGAAGCTGGAAAAATCCTGGATGTGGGAAATAAAGTAAACCTAATTTCTGAAAAG CTTGAGCCTTCTGAAAGTATCCTGCAGGAAGCTGCCTCATCCGTCTCTGTGATGACTGAGTTTGGGCAGGAAATATCTTCTCTTCATAACATCATAACTGTTATTCAGAACAATGAACAGACTCTCTCTCTAAAGATGCAGAGCATTAATGACAAGTTCCAAAATGTTACAAATTTCTGGAGAAGAAGCCTGGATGAAATGAACACAAATGCTACTGGTTTAAAATCCGAAGCAAAGTTCATACACACAGAAGTTACTTCTAAAATTAATGAAGTTGACCAAAGAATTAAATCCCTTTCAGAAAGAGTAAGAGATTTGGAAGACAGTACAGCCAGAAATATCAGAACACTAAAACTACAAGAAGATGATGAATTCTCTAGAGTTGAACAAAAGTTGAACTTGGATGCAAAGTCAGTTGAAAAGCTAGAAGAAGAACAGAATAGTCTGGTAGCCAAGGACACAGACCTGAATCAGAAACTTGCAAACTATGAACCTAAAATTGAGGAGTGCAAGACCCATTTGCCAACAATTGAAAACACTATTCACTCTATTCTTAGATTGTCAAGTGAATTGCTTGGTATGGAGAAAAAGATACAGGAGTTGAAGACACAGCTGTACGCTGTGGAAAATGACATGCTGAAAACTGTTTCTGATACAGTGGCGATGCAGAAGGTTCTTGAAGGCCTACAGTCCAATGGCAGCTCGTTCAAAGTGCAGCATCAAATAGCTGTTCTAGAAGCAGTGCCTGACATAACAGTATCTTCAGAAGCAGAAGAAGGAACTTTAGAAAGCTTTAACTTAGAAAATGACCACAATGGGGATCAGTGA